A genomic region of Cannabis sativa cultivar Pink pepper isolate KNU-18-1 chromosome 1, ASM2916894v1, whole genome shotgun sequence contains the following coding sequences:
- the LOC133029542 gene encoding secreted RxLR effector protein 161-like, whose product MNNANGANMPSRFGIRLSKEQSPTDPQEIEDMANIPYASAVGSLMYAMLCTRPDICYAVGIVSRYQSNPGLEHWNAVKYILKYLKSTRNFVLVYKGGALNPIGYTDSDFQASLEDRKSTSGMVFTLGGGAVVWRSAKQTSISDSTMEAEYIAAAEAAKELVWLRKFFTSIGVVPGMEKPLVLLCDNNGAIANSKEPQSHKRSKHIERKYHIIREYVARGDVLVEKVDTEDNLADPFTKVLAVTAFEKHRQNLGLIDMY is encoded by the coding sequence atgaacaatgccaatggggcaaacatgccctctagatttggtattcgtctatctaaggaacagtcaccgactgatcctcaagagatagaggacatggcaaatattccctatgcctctgcagttggaagtctaatgtatgcaatgttgtgcactagacctgacatctgttatgctgttggaatcgtgagcaggtatcagtctaatccaggactagaacattggaatgcagttaagtatattctgaaatacttaaagagtacaaggaattttgtgttagtctacaagggtggtgctttaaatcccataggctacactgattcagatttccaggcaagtcttgaagacaggaaatcaacatctgggatggtgtttactcttgggggtggagcggtggtttggagaagtgctaaacaaacctcgatatcggactcaactatggaagctgaatacatagcagcagccgaagctgctaaagaacttgtctggctaagaaagttcttcaccagcataggagttgttcctggaatggaaaagcctctggtactactctgtgataacaatggagcaatagcaaacagcaaAGAACCtcaaagccacaagagaagcaaacacattgaaaggaagtatcacattatcagagaatacgtggcaagaggggatgtactagttgagaaagtcgacacagaggacaacctggctgatccatttaccaaagtcttggccgtgacagcctttgaaaagcaccgtcagaatttaggattaattgatatgtactaa